One window of Puntigrus tetrazona isolate hp1 chromosome 14, ASM1883169v1, whole genome shotgun sequence genomic DNA carries:
- the nkx2.5 gene encoding homeobox protein Nkx-2.5, protein MAMFSSQMTSTPFSVRDILNLEQNQEDLVSLDMSQRLDSALIPSSSCMLSTFKQEQFMEMPSGASLFGEDLQDDKGNKNGSLNFGTAAFYGKSFLEMDYVKDAKTEDTFEDKEKKDIGCSQEEPSEDLKLDDADRPKQRKRRKPRVLFSQAQVYELERRFKQQKYLSAPERDHLASVLKLTSTQVKIWFQNRRYKCKRQRQDQTLEMVGIAPPRRISVPVLVRDGKPCLADASAYNASYNVGINHFAYNGYPAFSNFPSPGSTNYSCSYPSSVASVQPPSQSSGNYINFGVGELNNAQAPFQSGGGVPALHGIRAW, encoded by the exons ATGGCAATGTTCTCCAGCCAGATGACTTCCACTCCTTTCTCAGTGAGGGACATATTGAACCTGGAGCAGAATCAGGAGGACTTGGTTTCTCTGGACATGTCTCAGCGGCTGGACAGTGCCCTCATCCCGAGCTCGTCCTGCATGCTGTCCACTTTTAAACAAGAGCAGTTCATGGAAATGCCATCCGGAGCCTCCCTCTTCGGCGAAGACCTTCAGGACGACAAAGGCAACAAAAACGGCTCTCTGAACTTCGGGACCGCCGCCTTTTACGGGAAGAGTTTCCTAGAAATGGACTATGTTAAAGACGCAAAGACGGAGGACACGTTTgaggacaaagaaaaaaaag ACATCGGCTGCTCTCAGGAAGAACCGAGCGAAGACCTGAAGCTGGACGATGCGGATCGACCCaaacagaggaagaggagaaagcCCAGGGTCCTGTTCTCTCAAGCGCAGGTGTACGAGCTGGAGCGACGCTTCAAACAGCAGAAATACCTCTCCGCCCCCGAGAGAGATCACCTGGCCAGCGTGCTCAAACTCACCTCCACGCAGGTCAAGATCTGGTTCCAGAACAGACGCTATAAGTGCAAGAGGCAGCGTCAGGACCAGACCCTGGAGATGGTGGGCATCGCTCCTCCGAGGCGCATCTCGGTGCCGGTGTTGGTCCGGGACGGAAAGCCGTGCCTGGCCGACGCGTCCGCGTACAACGCCTCCTACAACGTGGGGATCAACCATTTCGCCTACAACGGCTACCCCGCGTTCAGCAACTTCCCGAGTCCGGGCAGCACGAACTACTCCTGCAGCTATCCGTCGAGCGTGGCCTCCGTCCAGCCGCCCTCGCAGTCCAGCGGCAACTACATCAACTTCGGGGTCGGGGAACTGAATAACGCGCAGGCCCCGTTTCAGTCCGGCGGCGGGGTTCCCGCGCTACACGGCATCCGAGCTTGGTGA
- the stc2a gene encoding stanniocalcin-2a: protein MLIKCALALLLLSVLGELVGTDNVDVHESHPEKPASQKGRLSLQNTAEIQHCLVSAGDVGCGVFECFENNSCEIRGLQEICMTFLHNAGKFDSQGKSFIKDALKCMAHGLRHKFSCISRKCLAIKEMVFQLQRECYMKHNLCSAAKDNVNVMVEMIHFQDLFPKGPYVELVNILLSCGEEVKEAITRSVRLQCEQNWGALCDSLSICTSITSAPASAGLERRPRLSSHSDAEHHKNARAGDKDKPGKVGFSSHTRSRSQGPRRASLDAGPTEQEDSKISDIRR from the exons ATGCTGATCAAATGCGCGCTAGCCTTGCTGCTCCTCTCCGTTTTGGGGGAGCTGGTGGGAACGGATAACGTTGACGTTCACGAGAGTCACCCTGAGAAACCGGCCAGTCAGAAGGGACGTCTCTCCTTACAGAACACAG CCGAGATCCAGCACTGTCTCGTGAGCGCCGGAGACGTGGGTTGCGGCGTCTTCGAGTGTTTCGAGAACAACTCCTGCGAAATCCGGGGCCTCCAGGAAATCTGCATGACCTTCCTGCACAACGCCGGCAAGTTCGACTCGCAG GGCAAGTCCTTCATCAAGGATGCACTGAAGTGCATGGCTCACGGCTTGAGGCACAAGTTCAGCTGCATCAGCCGAAAATGCCTGGCCATAAAGGAGATGGTCTTCCAGCTGCAGCGGGAGTGCTACATGAAACACAACCTCTGCTCGGCTGCTAAAGACAACGTCAATGTCATGGTGGAGATGATACACTTCCAAGACTTGTTTCCCAAAGG GCCGTACGTCGAGCTGGTGAACATCCTGCTGAGCTGTGGAGAGGAGGTGAAGGAAGCCATTACGAGGAGCGTGCGCCTGCAGTGCGAGCAGAACTGGGGCGCTCTGTGCGACAGCCTGAGCATCTGTACATCCATCACTTCAGCTCCAGCGTCAGCCGGCCTCGAGCGGCGCCCGCGGCTTTCCTCTCATTCAGACGCCGAGCACCACAAGAACGCTCGAGCGGGAGACAAGGACAAACCCGGCAAGGTCGGCTTCAGTTCCCACACGAGAAGCCGGAGCCAAGGCCCGCGGCGCGCCAGTTTAGACGCCGGCCCCACCGAGCAGGAAGACTCGAAGATCAGTGACATCCGGAGGTGA